The following are encoded in a window of Arvicanthis niloticus isolate mArvNil1 chromosome 1, mArvNil1.pat.X, whole genome shotgun sequence genomic DNA:
- the LOC117696595 gene encoding stearoyl-CoA desaturase 4: MEAQSWRQQDGEEKMPLQAEDVRPEIKDDLYDPTYQDEEGPPPKLEYVWRNIIFMALLHLGALYGITLVPSCKIYTCLLGVFCNMVAGLGVTAGAHRLWSHRTYKARLPLRVFLIMANTMAFQNDVYEWARDHRAHHKFSETHADPHNSRRGFFFSHVGWLLVRKHPAVKEKGRTLDMSDLKAEKLVMFQRRYYKLAVTLIFIILHTLVPWYFWGETFLHSLCITTFLRYAMLLNFTWLVNSAAHLYGNRPYDRGIGARENPLVSMASFGEGFHNYHHAFPYDYSASEYRWHINFTTFFIDCMAALGLAYDLKKVSKAAVLARIKRTGDGSRKSS, encoded by the exons ATGGAAGCTCAGTCCTGGAGACAGcaggatggagaagagaagatgcCTCTCCAGGCAGAAGACGTACGTCCTGAAATAAAAGATGATCTATATGACCCCACCTACCAGGATGAGGAGGGGCCCCCGCCCAAGCTGGAGTACGTCTGGAGGAATATCATCTTCATGGCCCTGCTGCACCTGGGAGCCCTGTACGGGATCACACTGGTTCCCTCCTGCAAGATCTACACCTGCCTCTTGG GAGTATTCTGCAACATGGTTGCCGGTTTGGGCGTCACAGCCGGGGCTCATCGTCTGTGGAGCCACCGAACCTACAAAGCACGGCTGCCCCTGCGGGTCTTCCTCATCATGGCCAACACCATGGCGTTCCAG AATGATGTGTATGAATGGGCCCGAGATCACCGCGCCCACCACAAGTTCTCAGAAACACACGCTGACCCTCACAATTCCCGCCggggctttttcttttctcacgTGGGTTGGCTACTTGTGCGCAAACATCCGGCTGTCAAAGAGAAGGGCAGAACACTGGACATGTCTGACCTAAAAGCTGAGAAGCTGGTGATGTTCCAGAGGAG GTACTACAAGCTAGCTGTCACACTCATCTTCATCATCCTGCACACACTGGTACCCTGGTACTTCTGGGGTGAAACTTTTCTACACAGCTTATGTATCACTACTTTCCTGCGGTATGCGATGCTTCTAAATTTCACCTGGCTGGTGAACAGCGCAGCCCACCTCTACGGGAACCGGCCCTACGACAGGGGCATTGGCGCCCGAGAGAATCCCCTGGTTTCAATGGCATCTTTTG GCGAGGGCTTCCACAActaccaccatgccttcccctaCGACTACTCTGCCAGTGAGTACCGCTGGCACATCAACTTCACCACCTTCTTCATCGACTGCATGGCTGCCCTCGGCCTGGCTTACGACCTGAAGAAAGTTTCTAAGGCTGCTGTCTTAGCCAGGATTAAGAGGACTGGAGACGGGAGCCGCAAGAGCAGCTGA